From one Triticum urartu cultivar G1812 chromosome 3, Tu2.1, whole genome shotgun sequence genomic stretch:
- the LOC125547793 gene encoding uncharacterized protein LOC125547793 isoform X2 yields MSDDPGVGEWQQMRDTNWWLNGQREAGHQLGAPLAADFHGGDVVYLGACFFPTQRSPRAPMDGDGQHVRPRSRALLTDDEDDGTYASDVYSGNLAATGGSRAGRILGR; encoded by the exons ATGAGCGACGACCCAG GGGTCGGCGAGTGGCAACAGATGCGGGACACCAACTGGTGGCTCAACGGACAGCGAGAGGCGGGACACCAACTGGGCGCGCCTCTCGCGGCCGACTTCCACGGCGGCGACGTCGTTTACCTTGGCGCCTGCTTCTTTCCGACTCAGCGATCCCCGCGGGCACCGATGGACGGCGACGGGCAGCACGTGCGGCCGCGGAGCCGCGCGCTCCTGACCGACGACGAGGATGACGGGACGTACGCCAGCGACGTGTACAGCGGCAACCTCGCCGCCACGGGCGGGTCTCGTGCTGGCCGGATCTTG GGGCGGTAG
- the LOC125547793 gene encoding uncharacterized protein LOC125547793 isoform X1, translated as MATPPVASSSPSPSLPLPREGREWKGSDWSGGSAPLPSLLFFTDFRRRSKWEVDEQERRVRDSDERRPRFSSPMAGVGEWQQMRDTNWWLNGQREAGHQLGAPLAADFHGGDVVYLGACFFPTQRSPRAPMDGDGQHVRPRSRALLTDDEDDGTYASDVYSGNLAATGGSRAGRILGR; from the exons ATGGCGACACCGCCggtggcctcctcctccccctcaccttctctccctctcccaaGGGAGGGAAGAGAATGGAAGGGATCTGATTGGAGCGGTGGATCTGCGCCCTTGCCGTCTCTTCTTTTCTTCACCGATTTCAGGAGGAGATCGAAGTGGGAGGTAGACGAGCAGGAGCGCCGCGTCCGCGACAGCGATGAGCGACGACCCAG GTTCTCCTCTCCCATGGCAGGGGTCGGCGAGTGGCAACAGATGCGGGACACCAACTGGTGGCTCAACGGACAGCGAGAGGCGGGACACCAACTGGGCGCGCCTCTCGCGGCCGACTTCCACGGCGGCGACGTCGTTTACCTTGGCGCCTGCTTCTTTCCGACTCAGCGATCCCCGCGGGCACCGATGGACGGCGACGGGCAGCACGTGCGGCCGCGGAGCCGCGCGCTCCTGACCGACGACGAGGATGACGGGACGTACGCCAGCGACGTGTACAGCGGCAACCTCGCCGCCACGGGCGGGTCTCGTGCTGGCCGGATCTTG GGGCGGTAG